A stretch of the Methanobacterium veterum genome encodes the following:
- a CDS encoding secondary thiamine-phosphate synthase enzyme YjbQ — translation MEMEKFVLNKGSNKRVEIIDMTQDINDILTKSKIKDGVINIFAKHSTAGIVINENESGLVKDFQYALESLIPENNNYLHDKIDNNADSHIRSFFIGSSETIPVENSHLSLGTWQSVFFVELDGPRNRKFVITVMGK, via the coding sequence ATGGAGATGGAAAAATTCGTATTAAATAAAGGATCAAACAAGAGGGTTGAAATTATAGACATGACACAGGATATTAATGATATTTTAACTAAAAGTAAAATAAAAGATGGCGTGATTAATATATTTGCCAAGCATTCAACCGCGGGAATAGTTATAAATGAAAATGAATCTGGACTGGTGAAAGATTTTCAATATGCTTTAGAGTCTTTAATTCCAGAGAATAATAACTATTTACATGATAAAATAGATAACAACGCGGATTCACATATAAGATCTTTTTTTATTGGAAGTAGTGAAACTATTCCTGTAGAAAATAGTCATTTAAGTTTGGGGACATGGCAGAGTGTTTTTTTCGTTGAACTTGACGGTCCGAGAAATAGAAAATTTGTAATTACAGTTATGGGCAAATAG
- a CDS encoding methanogen output domain 1-containing protein yields MSGKKIMIVEDEVIMAMAVEQKLIDLGYNVVETVDRGEEAIKRAKQLRPDLILMDIILKGDMDGIEAAQHIHDDLDIPVIYLTAYSDDEILKRARITEPYGYMVKPFRTSEMKAHIEMALYKHESEKRNSENIKRKILADYYDFVLTALPQYAEASQEKLKDMLLNILEKRLEEEFKPNFDEEIGDELTEDPDVLFKYYLTWLSDLFNGFGIQNELLFNDQGYYIEFLNCPWKEDAKKKHVFCLNCYAIMNSSFKWIEFEGNVDQRTTIADGSKSCIFRFQ; encoded by the coding sequence ATGTCTGGCAAAAAAATTATGATAGTTGAAGATGAGGTCATTATGGCAATGGCTGTTGAACAGAAACTAATAGATCTGGGATATAACGTCGTAGAAACAGTTGATCGGGGCGAAGAAGCGATCAAACGTGCAAAACAATTACGCCCTGATTTGATATTAATGGATATAATATTGAAAGGGGATATGGATGGTATTGAAGCTGCACAGCACATACATGATGATTTAGATATTCCGGTTATTTATTTAACAGCATATTCTGATGATGAAATATTAAAACGCGCACGGATAACAGAACCTTATGGGTATATGGTCAAACCATTTAGAACAAGCGAAATGAAAGCTCATATTGAGATGGCGCTTTACAAGCATGAATCAGAAAAGAGGAACAGTGAAAACATCAAGAGGAAAATACTGGCTGACTACTATGACTTTGTTTTAACTGCCCTGCCTCAATATGCTGAAGCTTCTCAAGAAAAACTTAAAGATATGCTTTTAAACATACTTGAAAAACGGTTAGAAGAAGAATTTAAACCCAATTTTGATGAAGAAATTGGTGATGAACTAACCGAGGATCCGGACGTCCTATTTAAATATTACCTTACATGGCTATCTGATCTATTTAACGGGTTTGGCATACAAAATGAACTCCTGTTTAATGATCAGGGATATTATATAGAATTTTTAAACTGCCCATGGAAAGAGGACGCTAAAAAGAAACATGTTTTTTGCCTTAACTGTTATGCAATTATGAATTCCAGCTTTAAATGGATAGAATTTGAAGGAAATGTAGATCAAAGAACAACCATAGCGGATGGATCTAAATCCTGTATTTTTAGATTTCAGTAA
- a CDS encoding histidine kinase dimerization/phosphoacceptor domain -containing protein, with product MKEELKIIILEDVQYDVELIEYELRREGIKFISKQVEIEEDFINGLDIFRPDVILADHSLPKFDGVSALEIAKKIAPEVPFIFVSGKIGDEFAVDMLKKGATDYVFKNNLTKLVPAILRALTERDELTELKKSKIELQIALQEKEMLLKEIHHRVKNNLIMISNLLELQSHYIKDKTDFNFFRESQNRANSMALIHERFYQSSDLKSIDFGDYICTLATDLVNTYVNASGQIKLITDVENIMLDIDTAIPLGLILNELLTNSLKYAFPVTYSCEPSDGTSASHATFSCRFEDLTSISSSSTVQESANKNSMITVVFHKISDKFELIVKDNGIGFPKDLDYKKTGTLGLELINRITKQIDGIIELDTSEGTEFKITFKELEI from the coding sequence ATGAAAGAAGAACTTAAGATCATTATACTGGAAGATGTTCAGTATGATGTTGAGTTAATAGAGTATGAATTGCGCCGTGAAGGTATAAAATTTATCTCTAAACAGGTAGAAATAGAGGAAGATTTCATTAACGGGCTTGATATATTTAGACCCGATGTGATACTGGCTGATCATTCTCTTCCTAAATTTGATGGTGTTTCAGCTTTAGAGATTGCTAAAAAAATAGCACCTGAAGTTCCATTTATTTTTGTAAGTGGGAAAATCGGGGATGAATTCGCGGTGGACATGCTGAAAAAAGGCGCTACAGATTATGTCTTTAAAAATAATCTTACAAAATTAGTACCTGCAATTTTAAGAGCCCTCACAGAACGTGATGAGTTAACTGAACTTAAAAAAAGTAAAATTGAGTTACAGATAGCTTTGCAGGAAAAAGAGATGCTCTTAAAAGAAATTCATCATAGGGTTAAAAATAATCTTATTATGATATCAAACTTACTTGAGCTTCAGTCCCATTATATCAAGGATAAAACGGATTTTAATTTTTTCAGGGAAAGTCAAAATCGAGCAAATTCAATGGCACTTATACATGAAAGATTTTATCAATCATCAGACCTTAAAAGCATTGATTTTGGAGATTATATCTGTACTCTGGCAACCGATTTAGTTAATACATATGTAAATGCTTCTGGACAGATTAAACTGATTACTGATGTGGAAAATATAATGTTAGATATAGATACTGCAATTCCATTGGGCCTGATATTAAATGAGTTACTAACAAACAGTTTAAAATATGCTTTCCCTGTAACCTACAGTTGCGAACCCTCAGATGGAACATCTGCCAGTCATGCAACTTTCAGTTGTAGATTTGAAGATTTAACATCCATCAGTTCATCTAGTACAGTTCAAGAGTCTGCAAACAAAAACTCTATGATCACAGTAGTATTCCATAAAATCAGCGATAAATTTGAATTAATCGTTAAAGATAATGGAATAGGATTTCCAAAAGATTTAGATTATAAAAAAACAGGCACATTGGGCTTAGAACTTATTAATAGGATTACAAAACAAATAGATGGAATTATAGAGCTGGATACATCTGAAGGTACTGAATTTAAAATTACATTTAAAGAATTAGAGATATGA
- a CDS encoding PAS domain-containing sensor histidine kinase produces MVGITVFFIFLHQAMALEKNKKLYRNTKEEVATLKLTENELKENQRTFETLISNLPGVVYRCRNDLNWTMEFVSEGCLELTGYQSEDIIMNKNVSYVDLILPEDRKMVWDTIQKALKENKHFKIIYRIITADSKEKHVWEQGNGIFSPEGDLIALEGFITDITKRKKAETDFKKSELYYRTIFENTGTATLIFGEDTIVSIANSEFEKLSGYLKEEMEGKKSWIDLIAEEDLEMVRNYHSLRKINPESVPQNYETKLINKKGDIKDVHITVALIPNTKNRVVSFLDITERKKTEGSLKESENRYRELLENSFDAVVIHDGNNVISANTVAMELLGIKTPEEFMNIPLIEFIHGDYHKTVMERVQKMLKNGETLPPIEEKFLRADGTSIDVEVLATGFTYNGENAVQVVFRDISHRKKIEKDIKASLKEKELFLKEIHHRVKNNLQIISSLLDLQGNYVDHKETVDVLHGSKDRVKSMAMIHDMLYQSVDLANIDFSNYIKNLVQDLFYSYGAKNNIKPIIDAEEVFLNIETAIPCGLIINELVSNSLKYAFPDNKSGEVFISLHQHDKYLELIIADNGIGLSEDINFENIQTLGMQLVNMLINQLEGSMELKRDGGTTFHIRFKELNYKRRF; encoded by the coding sequence ATGGTTGGAATCACTGTATTTTTTATATTTCTTCACCAGGCAATGGCATTAGAAAAGAATAAGAAGTTATATAGAAATACAAAAGAAGAGGTTGCCACTCTTAAATTAACAGAAAATGAGTTAAAGGAGAATCAACGTACTTTTGAAACTTTAATAAGTAACTTACCAGGAGTGGTTTATAGATGCAGGAATGACCTCAACTGGACAATGGAATTTGTAAGTGAGGGTTGTTTAGAATTAACAGGGTATCAATCAGAAGACATCATTATGAATAAAAATGTTTCTTATGTAGATCTAATACTCCCTGAGGACCGGAAAATGGTATGGGATACTATTCAAAAAGCTTTAAAAGAAAACAAACATTTTAAAATTATTTATAGGATAATTACAGCAGATTCAAAAGAAAAACATGTTTGGGAGCAGGGCAATGGTATATTCTCTCCAGAAGGAGATTTAATTGCACTAGAAGGATTCATAACAGATATTACAAAGCGTAAGAAAGCAGAAACAGATTTTAAAAAGTCAGAACTGTATTACCGAACTATATTTGAAAATACCGGAACTGCAACATTAATATTTGGGGAAGATACCATTGTTTCCATTGCAAATAGTGAATTTGAAAAGCTTTCAGGGTATTTAAAAGAAGAGATGGAAGGTAAAAAAAGCTGGATAGACCTTATAGCTGAAGAAGACTTGGAGATGGTGCGGAATTACCATAGTTTAAGGAAAATTAACCCTGAATCAGTCCCTCAAAATTATGAAACTAAATTAATTAATAAAAAAGGCGACATTAAAGATGTCCATATAACTGTTGCATTAATTCCCAATACTAAAAATCGTGTGGTTTCTTTTTTAGATATTACTGAACGTAAAAAAACAGAAGGATCATTAAAAGAAAGTGAAAACCGCTACCGTGAATTACTGGAAAATTCTTTTGATGCAGTTGTAATTCACGATGGTAATAACGTCATATCTGCAAATACAGTTGCAATGGAACTTTTAGGGATAAAAACTCCTGAAGAATTCATGAATATTCCCTTAATTGAATTTATACATGGAGATTACCATAAAACTGTAATGGAAAGGGTACAAAAAATGTTAAAAAATGGTGAGACACTCCCTCCAATTGAAGAAAAATTTTTACGTGCAGATGGAACGTCAATTGATGTTGAAGTTTTAGCAACTGGATTTACCTACAACGGTGAAAATGCTGTTCAAGTTGTTTTTCGTGATATAAGCCACCGAAAAAAAATAGAAAAAGATATTAAAGCGTCACTTAAGGAGAAAGAACTCTTTTTAAAAGAGATACATCATAGGGTTAAAAATAATCTGCAGATAATTTCAAGTTTACTCGATCTACAGGGAAATTATGTTGATCACAAAGAAACAGTTGATGTTTTACATGGCAGTAAAGATAGAGTTAAATCAATGGCTATGATTCATGATATGCTTTATCAATCTGTTGATCTGGCAAATATAGATTTCTCAAATTATATAAAAAACCTGGTTCAAGATTTATTTTACTCTTATGGTGCAAAAAACAATATTAAACCAATTATCGATGCAGAAGAAGTTTTTTTAAATATTGAAACTGCAATTCCATGCGGATTAATAATAAACGAACTGGTATCTAACAGCTTGAAGTATGCATTCCCGGATAACAAGTCTGGAGAAGTGTTCATAAGTCTTCACCAGCATGATAAATATTTGGAACTTATTATTGCTGATAATGGTATTGGCCTTTCAGAGGACATTAATTTTGAAAATATACAAACATTAGGGATGCAACTGGTAAATATGCTTATAAATCAGTTGGAAGGATCAATGGAATTAAAAAGAGATGGCGGAACAACGTTCCACATAAGATTTAAGGAATTAAACTATAAAAGAAGGTTTTAA
- a CDS encoding DedA family protein — protein MIDLATYFGNLAVNIVGTFGYFGVVIGTAFFPSEIIMPLAGVAVSQGKMTLGGIIAAAIIGDVSGALIIYGIAYIGGRPLMEKYGKYILIDQDKLEQADAWFEKYGPEAVLISKLLPIMGRVISVPAGITKMSLKKFVTYTFIGTLPFAVTLGYLGVQLGIKWPIIKEYLDTWDIIIVTVVFISILVYLIYKKRINTK, from the coding sequence ATGATAGATCTTGCTACCTATTTCGGTAATTTAGCAGTTAACATTGTTGGAACTTTTGGTTATTTTGGTGTTGTAATTGGAACCGCTTTTTTTCCAAGTGAGATAATAATGCCTCTAGCAGGTGTCGCAGTTTCTCAGGGAAAAATGACTCTCGGGGGCATAATAGCTGCAGCAATCATAGGAGATGTTTCAGGTGCTTTAATCATTTATGGCATAGCATATATAGGCGGAAGACCTTTAATGGAAAAATACGGTAAATACATACTTATTGACCAGGATAAACTTGAGCAGGCAGACGCATGGTTTGAGAAATATGGGCCAGAAGCAGTCCTCATAAGCAAACTTTTACCCATAATGGGAAGAGTTATATCAGTACCCGCTGGAATTACCAAAATGAGCCTTAAAAAATTTGTTACTTACACTTTTATAGGTACACTACCGTTTGCAGTTACTCTGGGATATTTAGGGGTGCAGTTAGGTATCAAATGGCCCATTATAAAAGAATATCTCGATACATGGGATATAATAATTGTTACAGTTGTTTTTATAAGCATATTGGTCTATTTAATCTATAAAAAGAGGATTAATACAAAATAA
- a CDS encoding hemerythrin domain-containing protein, producing the protein MTEELFQMLKNDHDNVKNLLKEASDKEDSSKFREIKHQLNIHMEGEEEYFYPRLKRIDEYGVNQSFKEHEKARKMIKDMEEIHWKDKEWMNKLRELKKTVEAHFEKEENMIFPESEKLSTLQREEIAQNIEKEKMRKRLKSIPHEKLVPLPDDIDIPQTIPASKVKVPSMYINGDVEYEDSEGNKVDKENATHLRLTGIDRRSDIVVGPVKPKGMIKLTLYFNNENSPETREKSTSSKSKIFNEEYKPINK; encoded by the coding sequence ATGACTGAAGAATTATTTCAGATGTTAAAAAATGATCATGATAATGTTAAAAATCTCCTAAAGGAAGCTTCAGATAAAGAAGACAGTTCTAAATTTAGAGAAATTAAACATCAGCTTAATATACACATGGAAGGTGAAGAAGAATATTTTTATCCAAGATTAAAGCGTATAGATGAATATGGAGTAAATCAGAGCTTTAAAGAACATGAAAAAGCCAGAAAAATGATTAAAGATATGGAAGAAATCCACTGGAAAGATAAAGAATGGATGAACAAACTAAGAGAGTTAAAAAAAACAGTAGAAGCTCATTTTGAAAAAGAAGAAAACATGATATTTCCAGAAAGTGAAAAGCTCAGTACGCTCCAAAGAGAAGAAATAGCCCAAAATATAGAGAAAGAAAAGATGCGTAAAAGGTTAAAGAGCATTCCACATGAAAAGTTAGTACCGTTACCTGATGATATTGATATTCCACAAACCATTCCTGCCTCCAAGGTTAAGGTACCTTCAATGTATATAAATGGAGACGTTGAATATGAAGATAGTGAAGGAAATAAAGTTGACAAAGAAAATGCCACCCATTTAAGACTTACAGGTATTGATAGAAGATCAGATATTGTTGTAGGACCGGTTAAGCCTAAAGGGATGATTAAGTTAACTTTATATTTTAACAATGAAAATTCACCTGAAACCAGGGAAAAATCAACAAGCAGCAAAAGTAAAATATTTAATGAAGAATATAAGCCTATAAATAAATAA
- a CDS encoding DUF3892 domain-containing protein, producing MEKWADYCISAVRFSGEGNYIDQVRVHKDKGNAMGDAEVWSRDQVVSALENNYTFITIFNGNQGIWDEGQKVNIVSVNGNKYIRTDEDHNPSDNLDKLPAVSFL from the coding sequence ATGGAAAAATGGGCAGATTATTGTATATCGGCCGTTAGATTTAGCGGCGAAGGAAATTATATAGATCAGGTAAGAGTTCATAAAGATAAAGGAAATGCAATGGGAGACGCTGAAGTATGGTCGCGAGATCAAGTAGTTTCAGCTTTAGAAAATAATTATACGTTTATAACAATTTTTAATGGTAATCAGGGTATTTGGGACGAAGGTCAGAAAGTTAATATTGTTAGTGTAAATGGAAATAAATATATACGGACAGATGAAGACCACAATCCCTCTGATAATTTAGATAAGCTTCCTGCTGTTTCATTTCTATAA
- a CDS encoding succinylglutamate desuccinylase/aspartoacylase domain-containing protein — MQNKTKIEKALLAPSAYKLQIEVLNKFAAGDITKNRLIMQHIPKTSLTTQLFLAAKKGTPIVTFGRKNKPGIMILAGVHGNEYPAQIAAVKLINRLAVEELNVTVRVIPFAIPFSTERSLRSWKGQDPNRTANLYGTPTNNILAYSKRNRVKYLGDFHSTRPGGYPGKLSVLCSEIPCLLSFQMADFIEKETKSTLLSFTKAGSIYPGALEDVFNLAGIPAVTGESMSPHGTVMPGSVNASLEQMYAFLKFHKVLKKAPEAT, encoded by the coding sequence ATGCAAAATAAAACTAAAATAGAAAAGGCATTGCTTGCACCTTCAGCCTATAAACTACAAATTGAAGTTTTAAATAAATTTGCAGCAGGAGACATTACAAAAAACAGATTAATAATGCAGCATATCCCTAAAACATCCCTTACCACTCAATTATTTCTTGCTGCAAAAAAAGGTACTCCTATCGTAACCTTCGGAAGAAAAAATAAACCAGGGATTATGATTTTAGCCGGAGTTCATGGCAATGAGTATCCTGCCCAAATAGCTGCTGTTAAGCTTATAAATAGATTAGCTGTAGAAGAACTGAATGTAACAGTCCGCGTGATTCCTTTTGCTATACCCTTTTCAACTGAAAGAAGCCTTAGATCATGGAAAGGCCAAGATCCAAACAGGACTGCAAATTTATATGGAACTCCCACCAACAACATACTTGCATATTCAAAAAGAAATAGAGTTAAATACCTGGGTGATTTTCACTCTACTAGACCTGGAGGATATCCTGGAAAACTAAGTGTACTCTGTTCAGAAATCCCCTGCCTTTTAAGTTTCCAGATGGCTGATTTTATAGAAAAAGAAACCAAATCCACACTGCTGTCATTTACAAAGGCAGGATCAATATATCCCGGAGCTCTGGAAGATGTATTTAATTTAGCTGGAATTCCTGCAGTGACAGGAGAATCAATGTCACCCCATGGAACAGTTATGCCTGGAAGTGTTAACGCATCATTAGAACAAATGTATGCATTTTTAAAATTCCACAAAGTGCTTAAGAAAGCACCAGAAGCGACATGA